From Candoia aspera isolate rCanAsp1 chromosome 4, rCanAsp1.hap2, whole genome shotgun sequence, a single genomic window includes:
- the LOC134496353 gene encoding olfactory receptor 1E16-like — MQDIEKGNWTSIREFVLLGLGTFPELQPFLFCFFLVIYLMTITGNLLICLLVVADQHLHTPMYFFLGNLSCLDTCYSSIFLPRLLANLLTGQRTITVHGCLAQYHFFALCATIETYLLAVMSYDRYLAICSPLLYANIMNRKFCFQLMAVIWMNSSIFNIILVVLMAQLSFCGPNVIDHYFCDLYPVEKLSCSDTSILEIITFFMSFIFAIAPFLLTLISYICIIGTIIKIKSTIGRQKAFSTCSSHLMVVCLYYGTLIIVYVLPDSPTQRPLNKIFSIFYTVMTPLVNPLIYTLRNKEVHKALRRFCSKVMIFGRSHLKVSISFQFY, encoded by the coding sequence ATGCAGGATATAGAGAAAGGAAACTGGACAAGCATCAGAGAATTCGTCCTTCTTGGTCTGGGGACTTTTCCTGAGCTGCagccttttctcttttgttttttcttggtgATTTATCTGATGACAATAACTGGAAACCTGCTCATCTGTCTACTTGTTGTGGCTGATCAGCATCTTCACACCCCAATGTATTTCTTCCTGGGAAATTTGTCTTGCCTGGACACTTGCTATAGCTCTATATTCCTGCCCAGACTGTTGGCAAACTTGCTGACTGGTCAGAGAACCATCACTGTGCATGGGTGCCTAGCACAATATCACTTTTTTGCACTTTGTGCAACTATAGAAACATATCTGTTGGCTGTCATGTCATATGACCGCTATTTGGCAATTTGCAGCCCATTACTCTATGCTAATATTATGAACAGGAAATTCTGTTTCCAGCTTATGGCAGTGATATGGATGAATAGCTCGATATTTAACATCATTCTGGTGGTTCTCATGGCTCAGTTATCCTTCTGTGGCCCTAATGTCATAGACCATTATTTTTGTGACTTATATCCAGTGGAAAAACTGTCCTGTTCTGACACAAGTATCCTTGAGATCATCACTTTTTTCATGAGTTTCATTTTTGCAATTGCTCCCTTTCTGTTGACCCTCATCTCTTATATTTGCATCATTGGTACCATCATCAAAATCAAATCCACCATTGGAAGACAAAAAGCCTTTTCAACTTGTTCTTCTCATCTCATGGTCGTTTGCCTCTATTATGGCACATTAATCATTGTCTATGTGTTGCCAGACTCCCCCACTCAGAGACCTCTCAATAAAATATTCTCCATTTTCTATACAGTGATGACACCTTTAGTCAATCCCCTCATCTATACTTTAAGAAACAAAGAAGTTCACAAAGCCCTAAGACGATTTTGTAGTAAAGTGATGATTTTTGGCAGAAGTCACTTGAAAGTAtcaatttcttttcagttttattag